Proteins encoded together in one Entelurus aequoreus isolate RoL-2023_Sb linkage group LG20, RoL_Eaeq_v1.1, whole genome shotgun sequence window:
- the bnipl gene encoding bcl-2/adenovirus E1B 19 kDa-interacting protein 2-like protein: MNTDKTSLHDNNDDIVNLELRQEGDNFPRPPPGDSGRLDEEDVGPPGVSGGGGAKKRLAAPTLSLTLSHADSHEQSPDGVSAAALSSTLSLDINLEALETPSDSEAEPDGAHDLDWEDEFPRTKREGARARGAAWGQGEPSGTGLMDLDQVDGEGRRWRKFCPSGQEYNVNMSVLEPYLQVLSHGGYYGDGMNAIILFTSCYLPENTVDDYDYVMEHLFRYMVGTLDLMVSENYVLVFLCAMAPRNKFPSIRWLRQCYTSIDRRLKKDLKGLLVVHPSWYFKALLTVVKPFISDKFSKKIRFIQNLDQLSHVIPTDRLMIPDAIAQFDQQLNR; the protein is encoded by the exons aCCTCCTCCAGGGGATTCTGGAAGACTTGATGAGGAAGACGTGGGTCCACCAGGAG TCTCAGGTGGGGGCGGAGCCAAGAAACGTCTGGCAGCTCCGACTCTCAGCCTGACGCTGAGCCACGCCGACTCTCACGAGCAAAGTCCCGACGGCGTCTCGGCCGCGGCGCTCTCGTCCACGCTGTCGCTCGACATCAACCTGGAAGCGCTGGAGACGCCGTCCGACAGCGAGGCGGAGCCTGACGGCGCGCACGACCTGGACTGGGAGG ACGAATTCCCTCGGACGAAGAGGGAGGGGGCGAGGGCGAGGGGCGCGGCCTGGGGCCAGGGGGAGCCGAGCGGCACGGGCCTGATGGACCTGGACCAGGTGGACGGCGAAGGGCGCCGCTGGAGGAAGTTCTGCCCGTCCGGCCAGGAATACAACGTCAACATGAGCGTCCTGGAGCCGTACCTCCAGGTGCTTTCACACGGAG GTTACTATGGAGACGGGATGAACGCCATCATCCTCTTCACGTCGTGCTACCTTCCAGAAAACACGGTTGACGACTACGACTACGTGATGGAGCACCTGTTCAG GTACATGGTGGGCACCTTGGACCTGATGGTGTCCGAGAACTACGTGCTGGTCTTCCTGTGCGCGATGGCGCCCAGAAACAAGTTCCCGTCCATCCGATGGCTGCGCCAGTGCTACACCTCCATCGACAGGAG GTTGAAGAAGGACCTCAAGGGGCTACTGGTGGTGCATCCCAGCTGGTACTTCAAAGCCCTGCTCACTGTGGTCAAGCCTTTCATCAG TGACAAGTTCAGCAAGAAGATTCGTTTCATCCAAAATCTTGACCAGCTCTCCCACGTCATCCCCACAGACCGACTGATGATCCCGGACGCCATCGCTCA GTTTGACCAGCAGTTAAACAGATGA